AAAGGACTTATCAAACCAAAGAAGAAACGACCGAGAGTTCCACAATCTCTCTTTCCATTTTCTGATGTTGTTGCTCCTAATGATGTTTGGTGTGTTGACTTTAAAGGCCATTTTACCGTAGGAAACGGGCATCGTTGTGATCCATTGACGATAACCGATGCTCATAGTCGTTATCTACTTGCCTGCGAAATCTTAAGCAAAACGAATGTCGAGCAAACAAAAGCCGTCTTTGAAAGGGTTTTTATAGAATATGGACTTCCAGTTGCTATTAAGTCGGACAATGGTGCGCCATTTGCAAGTAAGGCGATTGGTGGCCTCACAAGTCTTTCTATTTGGTGGTTGAAACTAGGGATTCGACCGGAACGGATCCAACCTGGGAAACCATCTCAGAATGGACGTCATGAACGGATGCATCGAACTCTTAAAGAAGAAACTGCTTTGCCACCAAGGTCAAGCCTTGAAGCTCAACAAATTTCCTTTGATAACTTTCGATATGAGTTCAATTATGTTCGACCTCATGAAGCATTAGGGTTTCTAACTCCAGCTAAAGAATACAAAAGGTCCATTCGCGAGTTTCCCAAAAAGATCTTAGAGGTTGCATATCCAACTCATATCGTTACTGATAAAGTTCACGAAAGTGGATTTGCGCAGTACGGGCCCCATCGAGTCTTCTTTGGAAATCCCTTCATTGGAGAGGTAGTTGGATTTGAAGAGATCTCAGACAGACATTGTCGCCTTTATTTTGCGAACGCAATTCTTGGAATTTTAGATTTGTATACGAGTAAAGTGTTGAAATACCAGAAGCTTTTGTATAGAATTGATGAATCAGAGTGTAACCCATGTGAGTAATCTAATGT
The sequence above is drawn from the Leptospira meyeri genome and encodes:
- a CDS encoding integrase core domain-containing protein, producing KGLIKPKKKRPRVPQSLFPFSDVVAPNDVWCVDFKGHFTVGNGHRCDPLTITDAHSRYLLACEILSKTNVEQTKAVFERVFIEYGLPVAIKSDNGAPFASKAIGGLTSLSIWWLKLGIRPERIQPGKPSQNGRHERMHRTLKEETALPPRSSLEAQQISFDNFRYEFNYVRPHEALGFLTPAKEYKRSIREFPKKILEVAYPTHIVTDKVHESGFAQYGPHRVFFGNPFIGEVVGFEEISDRHCRLYFANAILGILDLYTSKVLKYQKLLYRIDESECNPCE